CCAATAAAAGTTGTAGCACATAGGAGGTTGGGAATAGCTGATAAGTTAGAAATTTCAGATACAATTCATTGTTCTTGCTCTAATCTCTGTATGGCCttgtataaatcacttttctctgAAGCTCTGTTTCCTCATCGGGGGAAAAAGGGACCAAACTAGAGGATAGCTAAGGGCTCTTCTGAATTTAATATTCCCCGACTCTATGAAATTTTAATGTgtctaacttaatttttctttttcaattcagaaatctctttaaaattttgCCATTTCTAATGAGGGTCACCATTATGGCCATCACTTATCTTCATATGGAGAAGTTTGGAAGCAGTGATTAATAGAAGTATGgtagaaaatttatatatttctcagtttagcaaaaagaaatttccttttctcAGAATAGTACTTCATAGAATCAAGGAGAGATATATGAGATAATAATGAACTCTGGGGTTGGGATCAGAAAACCCAGGTTCAAATGCTGACTTGGACATTTAGTATTTGTGATCTTGAGCAGATGCTAGAGGGTATCCTTCAGTGAGCCATGTGCCTCTCTCACTATTGGTTGGCATTCAGTCAGGCTTGActcatcatgaccccatttggagtactcttgacaaagatactggaatagtttgttatttccttcttgggctcattttacagatgaagaaactgaggcacacagggctaaatgacttgctcagggtcatacagcagcaagtgtctggagccagatttgaattcatcctGGCTACCTGATTGATCTCAAGTCACTTGTCTTTCTGGGCCTCTATTACATGAATAGATAAAAAGGACAGGAACTTGCCTTATGAGAAATTTTGTGAAATTCCATGGTTGTACCAGGTTGGAGGTATGTGCCTTGGTAATCTGATATCTAAGATGTGGAAATGATTCCACATCCTATTCTGGTACCTCAGGTTACCATGGATGTGATCCTGGGGTCCTGACCTCCATGATCATGAGGAAAAAGTTATGGATGACTCTACATATCTGGGAAGGCTTCAACTAATAACCACCAAGAGAATGGGTATTATCTGAGAACCTGCCTGGCTAAATAATCATCAAAGAGGCTCATCACCATGTTGGCCACAAGATGACGATTTATTTTTCTACAACATAATTATTAGGTATGGAGGTGTTTTGAACTATATGggtaagagagaagaaatattccTACCCCGAGGTGTGATTACTTAAGTTTTTATAAAGGATGATAATCACTACTTAATGTAGGAGAAATGATACATAGACATAGAATTGGGCCATGGATCATAAAAATCTTGGTTAACATCTATATATagcatccactatgtgccagacacttgacaaatatctcatttgagccttgaAACAACTCTAGGATCTAGATACTgtggttatttccattttataattcaAGAAGTAGAGATAAACAATGGctaaatggcttgtccaagatcaaacagctagtgtctgaagctagatttgggttcagatcttcctgacttcagacctggcactctatccactagacCACTTTATCCAAGATGAAATCAGTGTTCCTTTCAATAACTTTTAggtcatttgcttcttttactggaCATTTGATTTGATTGTTGTGGGGAACTCCTAGTAGATAATTTCCTTTATTATGAGTTCTGCAACATTGTACTCTTAAACATGTCTGAAAatatgagattaaatgacttgtttggcACATACAGTCCTTCAAAATGAGAAGTCTCAGACGTCAAAAATAGTTTCATAATCCTCTAAAGAAGTTGTTATCCAATTGCGTTTGCTTATCAAGATGCTTCATGGAGTAGCAGCATGACCCAGTGGAAACACATTGGCTTTGGGTTCAGTAGATGTGAGTTCACATGCTATATCTCTTATTACCTTTATACTTTGGGCCAACCACTTCACttccagacctcagtttccttacctataaaatgactGAACTTCTTATATCCAAACTGatgattctatgatttattcCTTTGAAGTCCAATTTTTATGTACATGTCATTTCCCCTCAGTAGCATCTAGATTCTTTaagggcagttttttttttttttttaaatctctattgCCTAACAGATACTTGATAAAtataggcacttagtaaatatttgaacttaatttttttaggCAGATAATTCACAGACTAAAGTGATGACCAATACATTGAGGTTAGAAGAGCGCCTGGATTTAGTGAACAGAAATTGACATCTCCAGCAGTTCTTTTCATTGTGTTTAATTAATTTTCATCACTAGTGCTGATGGAAGGAAGTGATCCAAAATGTCCAAAATAGAGAACCATCACCTAATCATTCCTAATGGCTTTGGAACAGATCATGACTTTCTGGGCAGCAGATTCCTATTTCTAATTATGTTTCACTTAGATAGGAAAATGAATTGCATTTCAAATAATGTTCTGTTATATTCTGAGCACATATCTTTGACTGCCAGTGATGGGGTAAGGGAGAACAGAGCAGCCTGGTGTGGTAGAAATTGTCCTGAAACAGAAATCTAATTTGCCAATAACTAAGTCACTTCAAGTTCTGGGGTCTCATAAAATAAGTTTCTTGGATTAGATCATAGATTCTTATTTTGATCAAGgatctatatatttgtattgtatatttttaatattttggtcaCTCTTCtaacataattgatttcctttgtaatgctgtgtattttattttatacactgAAAGACATTCTGAGGAGTCCATAACCCTCATTAGAAGAACTGCCAAAGCGGAGCtccaagatacaaaaaaaaattgagccaCAAGGCATTAGACATCTGTAAGGTCTCTTCAAGACAGTGTTTCATGACTAAAATTTTCTGACCAAGTGAAAAGATAAACAAGCCATCATTAAAGATGTGAAATCATTTActttaaattaagatttttttttttttactgcagcCCTTatacttttcctcctcctccaccactaAAATAAATAGAGTACCTCTGAGCTGTGAGGACCATAGTCAAGTTTATGTGTCCCAAGTGGGTTTCTTTAACACATTTCTTCTATCTTAAGTTGTGTTTAAAATAAGGGAGCAGAATGCACTCCAACATCCATGAAGCCTTTCCGGTCTTCCCCATGCCTGCTACCAgtgccctccccccaaaaagtctttatcttctatttcttctgcACAGAATTATTTGTGTACGTGTTGATTCTTTCTACAGAATGTGaaaagctctttgaggataaGGATTCTTTCAGTTTTGATTCTATAACCCCAGaacctagcacagtatctgatCTATAGGaggtacttaatgaatacttgATGGTGAGTTAGTTTGGCACTCTTGAAACTTGGAGGAAAAAACCACAAACAAATTTGTTTCCCTGAAGACCCAAAGATCTACTTTTGCCCAACCACTTGAGGATGTCATATCCTTGTTCCTGTATCATTTATTTTGTTCCTTCTcattaaggaaagaaggaaaccagGCCAAAGTGGAAAGCATTTTCAAACTTTATTTACAACTGTCACAGTGACAAAAAgtagttttggaaaaaaaaaaaatgctagtttCTCCCTGAGCCTCAAAAAAGAACAGACAGAAGTTACAGAAAGTTCATCAAACAACAGATATTtttactgaagtttttttttttttgatacattcAGTTAGAAATACACACAATTACTTCTAAAAGGGGAGGGGggcacaacaacaacaataacaacaataacaacaaacgaAACCCCACAACAACACAGAAGCCAGATAAAGAGCATAGTCTCTCCAAGGGTAGATGGGATCAACCCAATGGGCCTGAGCCTTCTGAAGATCCTGGCCTATGCTGGCTGTTGGCCCCTTGCCTGCTCAGGATTACAAATGGTGGTAGAGAGTGATCTAAGGACCAGAAAGATAATAACCCACCAGCCataaacaaacacacatacacaaagtaaGTTTGTTATGCAGTGTACAAAAGCACATTTCATCACACAGCAAGACTGGGACGGATGATAACAAGTTGcagatggggaggaggagggggttGGATACCCACCCCGTAGAgggatttgaaaaaataaggagtcATTAGATGAGTCCCTCACTCTCCCCTCCACAGAAGCTGAATGATGTTCAAAACTACAGGGGATACACAACAGAGATGACTGGCTCTTTGCCACAAaactacagagagagagagagagaaagagagagagagagagagagagagagagagagagagagagagagagagagagagagagagagagaggcagacctATCATGGGTCATCAGCAGAAAGTGCAGGGAATGGgtcatctccccctccccctaccTGCTGGCCTGCTGCCACTATATGGACCTAAAGTTATTGCCATCAATGTTTATAATACAAGCGGATGagatgggagggaagaagaggggagagagacccCTCAAACCTGGTCCTGCTGATATACAAAAGCAACACCCTTCCCCAGCGCCATACTACCCATGAGGTATTAATTACAAATATATTACACTAAGTCCAAGACTAGGGGCGAAAATAGGACTGATTGGAAATAGGGAGGCAATAGTCAGGTGCCTTGGGTTCCCTTGTTATGCCCAAGGAAAGCTTCAAAGCCAGATTCCTTATCACTTGTTGCCTCTCTGTGCTTCTGTGGAAGCCACAGAGGATCTGGCAACAAGGTGGAAATGTTTTGATACTTTGTTCTTTGTACCCTGGGTTCCAAAGTGGAGAGCCTTGCCATAGCCAACTCCTAGGTAAGCTCCTAATGTTCCCTTGTCCTGTATCCTTCCACACGAAGGGCCAAGGAGagtgaaaggaagaaggagggagtaAGAGCATTCTTGAGGGGAGAACTCAGGTCTGAATACAATATTCTTTCCCTTCTGGAGCCTCCTCAGAGCAGAGCAATCCAGGATAAGCTCCCCCCTCTCCACCACACAATACCTACCTCTCCAGAACTTGGAAGGCTGCAAGGTATCTCATGACACCCTCTAATTTCCAACTTGGTCACAGTACTGCTGGCACTCAACCTACCACGTGTCACCCCACGcactccccctccttccctccttccccaccttaTCCTCCTTTCAAGTCCCAGGTCATCTCAGCCCTCATGATGAGAAGACTCAGCTCCCACTTAAAAACAATGCCAGGAGATAAAGAACTCTCTTCCCCTCATTCCTCCTCTGCTcataaaaaggagagagaatattcaAGGTGAAAAGTAGGCTGAAGGCCAATAGTAAGTGACCTAGCTAGTCAGACTGGCTAGAATTATACAGGTGGGAGGAGGCAAAAGATTCAGCTCAGAGACTGCTACAGAGGCTTTGGAAGAAAGAGTTAATTAAAGAAAGAGAACCTAGCTATTCCCAAACCTCCCTCTTGGACTTGAGAATGACAAGAAGAAAGAGGAACTCTATCCTGTGCCTTTCATCCTGAGAAAGGCAAGGGACCCATGCAGTAGCCCTCTTATCCTCCCCATGCTCCTCAAAGGGACATGGGATACCAGGAACAAAAAGGGACGGATACTTTGGGAAATGGACCCAGAAAGTCTTGCCCTCCCCacctacaaaacaaaaaaacagatacaCACTGGGAAAGGTCCTCTGTCAGAGGAACATGGAGATCAGGGGTAACAGAGGGgaataaaaaggagagaggaggccATCAAAAGGCTTGCCCGTGTATATATATGCTTGTCTCACAGCTCTTTTTGCCCTTGCCTCCTATCTTGTTAATTCACTCAAACACACTCCGAACAGaaacaaaagggggaaagagaaaaaatgagagagatgatGACTCTATCTACGGATGTACTTTTAAGCCAGCACTAGTCCCCTCTGATTGCTTTCTGGCATAGGTCTTTGCTACAGTCTTCTGTGACTTCTTAaaacctttattttctcttatttctgtcATTTGTTTTCTTGCCTCAGAACAGTCCTTACTTGCTTTGCCTTTTACCAACCCCCTCTCCCTGGAATATCACAACTCCTCAAGACTACACAGAGTTCAGATAGTGATCTCAAAGCAGCAGACACTTCCCCAACcccagttaagtgacttcctttcTCAGAAGGCCTTGCTAATTTTTGCATTGAGGACTCAGCTGCTGGACacatttctttcagaaaaaaaaaaatatatatacatatcaaaaaaaaaaaaaaaaagaaaaaaaagaaaaaaccaacccAGTGATCTCGCCGGTGCAAAATTGAAGCTGTCATTGGACATTTTCAGAACTACTGTGGCTCACTCATTTTCCAccatgatgggaaaaaaatacagttcagatgtatttttttttttgcccccttTGGGTGCTCTCAAGAGATTTACTGCTCCTTCTTCTCGTTCTCTGTTCCTTTACTGGTTTCTTGCTCATCTTCTTGGACCAAGAACTCCTCTGGGGGCCATCTTAGCTCCCCACTCTCCACCTCTCCCTCTGTGGGCTCCACCACAATGGAAGGCAGGCGGTCCTTCAGCTTGCAGTAGCGATCAAAGTCTGAAGGATCAGGGAAGATCTGAAATGAGAAAAACAGGGGATGAAATGTAAGGGAGAACTGAATGTATTGGGGAAATTATAGGGGTGCTATCAGAGAAGGATGAAGGAAGGTGCTTTCCACCCTATGGTGAAATATTCATTTGGGATGGGCCACCATTTGGGAGGGAGTATTTGCCCAGAGTATTTTCACCTGCATTCTTTAAACAAATGAGTTCAAGGTCATATCATTCCATAGGCATTCCACCCTCATACTGCAAACTATAGACCAGAAAATCAAAGCAGATTTATAGATGGCCAAGGATCTGGATTTGAGGAACAAGCAAAGGTGGGAATGAAATCCAAATCTCCATTTTTACTCTGTGGTAGCCTCCAAGGTTTGACCATTGAATTCCTATCACTATTAAAGTTTGGCTCAACAAGCTGTGGCCCTGGAATGTTATGAAAttttactgtgctataagaaatggtgaatatgatgaatatagaagcatgggaagactgAACTGACAAAAATACAAAGTAAGCAAAGCTAAGAAACTATACTCAAGATGACCACTAAAATGTCAAGTGGAAAGAACTTGAATAAAACAACTGAAACTGAGTACTTTGGAACTGACCAAACTTGGTTCCATagaaaagatttgaaaagcaGCCTTCCCcccttctttgcagaagtgggaAGACTTTAGCTGTAAAATAGTACATATGTTAGCCAGTTTTGCTTAGTTAATATATTTTGATTCGGCTTcggctttctttctttttttattctttgctataaGGGATGACTCtgtgggaagaaggggaaaagatacaTAGGAAAATGtaggaaaacaaaagatatcaacaaaatttatttttaaaaaagaaattccagaaaaataaaagggCTTGAGGTCTTCATAGATAGCCTATTCCTCTCCAAACTCTTTCCAGAGTCAAATCATAAACTTTTTGAAATGTAGAAAATGGTGTTTCTTGTCAACAGAATCTATTTATTTCAGAAAGAAGCTTAGGATCATTAAAGGACTTTTGCAATTTCCCAAAAGTCTCCTTTTAAATTCTGGGCTCATTTCAATATCCATTTGCTACATACTGATGAAAAAGTTCTACAGATTGTTGGTCTGACTGCATGTCATAGTCTTGACCTATagacattcttcatccacttggtttttcccaTATAGATAGTTAAACCAAACTTTTCTGAGCAGTCCTAGATAGTTCATTGAGGGGAGACTGCAACATTTGGAGGCCTAATGCTTTGCTAATAGGAGAATCTGGAGGACTTCACCATCTTCAAATTTGTGCTATTCATATCATATCACCTTTCCCTATTGTCCCATGGAGGAGAAATCTTTTCTACCTAACAACTATAGTTGAAGTTTACTTTTACTAATTACTACttagtaaaaataatttactaattagCAATGGGTTACAATCCCCGTCTCTATGAACACCCCCTTTTCTACTGAGGATTTTATGAACTATCAACCTCAGGGAATCCTTTCCACACCACTGGATGAATGATTAACTATTTATCCCATAAAGTCCTATAGACAAGGATTAAATCTTAATCCAGCTGCACAACTTGTCAACATTAAAGATTTAACAAGCCTCATAAAAAGGCAGTGTAGCAGCATtatggagggggagaggagagggaacaTTCAGGGAAAAGCAGCAAAGAATTTATGTGTTACATGAGGGTCCCCAAAAGtgatttctctgttttcagaATTATCTCAAATTGCTGAAATTATTTAGAACTCAGCAGTACTTAATAAGCAAAGTAAAAATCATTGCATTGGGGACAACGCAAAGGGAATTGTGCCTTTTCTCCTTCTAGAATCCCTTCATGCTGAAGTACAGCCTTCTCTAGAGTGGGAAGTGAGGAAAAGAGCAACAGGGAAGGTAATAGAATCCACAAGGTGGGAGAATAAGGAAGTCAA
The DNA window shown above is from Sminthopsis crassicaudata isolate SCR6 chromosome 2, ASM4859323v1, whole genome shotgun sequence and carries:
- the LBH gene encoding protein LBH isoform X1, with product MSVYFPIHCPDYLRSADMTEVMMSTPSMDEIGLNTRKDGISYQIFPDPSDFDRYCKLKDRLPSIVVEPTEGEVESGELRWPPEEFLVQEDEQETSKGTENEKKEQ
- the LBH gene encoding protein LBH isoform X2, whose product is MTEVMMSTPSMDEIGLNTRKDGISYQIFPDPSDFDRYCKLKDRLPSIVVEPTEGEVESGELRWPPEEFLVQEDEQETSKGTENEKKEQ